In Acidobacteriota bacterium, a single window of DNA contains:
- a CDS encoding UbiX family flavin prenyltransferase: MRGTGKTFIVAITGASGSIYGWDLLQRLETATDVARIFLVVSRPGRDVFRMETGQSLAGPEDAVRLGLSKAVWFDESDWFAPIASGSCATDGMVIAPCTMSTLGEIAAGTGRNLIHRAADVCLKERRPLVLVPRETPLNIIHLENMLRAARAGAIILPAMPAFYSRPQSIDELAGTVSARVLAVLGSPLPDNLTWTGQP, translated from the coding sequence ATGCGTGGAACCGGAAAGACATTCATCGTGGCGATCACGGGAGCCAGCGGCTCCATCTACGGCTGGGACCTGCTCCAGCGGCTGGAGACAGCGACTGATGTGGCCCGAATCTTCCTGGTGGTCTCCAGGCCGGGACGCGATGTGTTCCGGATGGAAACCGGCCAGAGCCTGGCCGGGCCAGAAGACGCCGTGCGACTGGGATTGTCCAAGGCGGTGTGGTTTGATGAGAGCGACTGGTTCGCGCCTATCGCCAGCGGTTCCTGCGCCACCGACGGCATGGTGATCGCGCCGTGCACCATGTCCACCCTGGGCGAGATTGCCGCCGGCACCGGCCGCAACCTGATCCATCGGGCGGCCGATGTCTGCCTGAAGGAGCGGCGCCCGCTGGTGCTCGTCCCCCGGGAAACACCGCTCAACATCATCCATTTGGAAAATATGCTCCGGGCGGCCCGGGCGGGCGCGATCATCCTCCCCGCCATGCCCGCGTTCTATTCACGCCCACAGAGCATCGACGAGCTAGCGGGCACCGTTTCCGCCCGGGTCCTGGCCGTGTTGGGGTCGCCGCTGCCGGACAACCTGACCTGGACGGGTCAGCCGTGA
- a CDS encoding aminopeptidase P family protein, giving the protein MFDARVYANRRNALRQLLNGSWILILGHDEAPRNYADNPYPYRQNSHFLYFAGHAIPNMALLMTPEEDILFGYKPTVADIVWTGPLPSLESLGETVGIHRVEDINSLEQFLVTFRGGAQTLHYLPPYRGDHLLKLAGLLHLSAQETRQNASEALKRAVVELRLVKGDEEVAEIERAVEVSFHMYAAAARTIAPGRTEFEVMAAMHDAAMSRGMPLSFPPIVTIHGEVLHNHAYHNQIPAHGMVLMDTGAETTAGYASDITRTFPITGTFDSRQREIYEIVLAANERAIRMCRPDVAFRDVHLEAARVIADGLVAVGLMRGDVPQAVAAGAHALFFPHGLGHMLGLDVHDMEDLGDLVGYGPDNRRSEQFGLGYLRMIRPLRPGYCITIEPGIYFIPALVEQWRAEKRHAEFINYDQVDKYLGLGGFRIEDDVLITADSARVLGRRIPKAVADVEALMAGNYPV; this is encoded by the coding sequence ATGTTCGACGCTCGGGTGTACGCCAATCGCCGGAACGCGCTGCGGCAGCTCCTGAACGGTTCGTGGATCCTGATCCTGGGCCACGACGAGGCGCCGCGCAATTACGCGGACAATCCCTACCCCTACCGCCAGAACAGCCATTTCCTATACTTCGCCGGTCACGCCATTCCCAACATGGCCCTGCTCATGACTCCGGAAGAGGACATCCTGTTCGGCTACAAGCCGACGGTGGCCGATATCGTCTGGACCGGGCCGCTGCCGTCGCTGGAATCACTGGGCGAGACGGTGGGCATCCACCGGGTGGAAGACATCAATTCACTGGAGCAGTTTCTCGTCACATTCCGGGGCGGCGCCCAGACGCTGCACTACCTGCCGCCGTATCGTGGCGACCATCTGTTAAAGCTGGCCGGCCTGCTGCACCTCAGCGCGCAGGAAACCCGCCAGAACGCCAGCGAGGCATTGAAGCGGGCCGTTGTGGAACTGCGGCTGGTAAAAGGCGACGAGGAGGTCGCCGAGATCGAACGCGCGGTCGAGGTGAGCTTCCACATGTACGCGGCGGCAGCGCGAACCATCGCGCCGGGACGCACCGAGTTTGAAGTCATGGCGGCCATGCACGACGCGGCGATGAGCCGCGGGATGCCGTTGTCATTTCCCCCCATAGTGACCATCCACGGCGAGGTGTTGCACAACCACGCGTACCATAACCAGATTCCCGCTCACGGCATGGTCCTGATGGACACCGGTGCCGAGACCACCGCCGGTTATGCCAGCGACATCACCCGCACCTTCCCCATCACGGGTACGTTCGATTCACGGCAGCGCGAGATCTACGAGATCGTCCTCGCAGCCAACGAACGAGCCATCCGGATGTGCCGGCCCGACGTGGCGTTCCGCGACGTCCATCTGGAGGCGGCCCGCGTGATCGCCGACGGACTGGTGGCGGTGGGACTCATGCGGGGAGACGTCCCGCAGGCGGTGGCCGCCGGCGCCCACGCCCTGTTCTTCCCCCATGGCCTGGGCCACATGCTGGGCCTCGACGTGCACGACATGGAGGATCTGGGCGATCTTGTGGGCTACGGCCCCGACAATCGGCGCTCCGAGCAGTTCGGACTGGGCTACCTCCGGATGATCCGGCCGCTGCGGCCCGGCTACTGCATCACCATCGAGCCGGGAATCTATTTCATCCCGGCGCTGGTGGAGCAGTGGCGCGCCGAGAAGCGCCACGCCGAGTTCATCAACTACGACCAGGTGGACAAGTACCTCGGTCTGGGTGGATTCCGCATCGAGGATGACGTGCTGATCACCGCGGACAGCGCCCGGGTGCTGGGACGGCGCATCCCGAAAGCCGTCGCAGACGTTGAAGCCCTCATGGCGGGCAACTACCCGGTGTAG
- a CDS encoding PLP-dependent transferase: MDSNSKHGFSTLQVHGGHHQDSLGAVNVPVYLSSTFAFKNAAHGASLFAGDSDGYIYTRISNPTIRALERAVAEMEGGFDGIATSSGMGAVSTIYLALLDQGAHVVSTASVYGPSRLIVEKHLSRFGVAATFVDTSDTNKVRQAFRPETRVLYVETPSNPTMQVTDLAAMSELAHAHGAVLVVDNTFATPYLQRPLELGADVVFHSVTKFLNGHADVVGGIIVTRTEEMYRRIRPLMVNFGCNMDPHQAYLVLRGLKTLSLRVERSQHNAMQIARWLEGNPKVAWVKYLGLESHPQHELVKRQMRGFGSMISFELKGGYEAGRRLMDNVRLAILAVSLGGVETLIQHPASMTHAGMSRESRLAADITDGLVRYSVGIEDVKDLQADLEQAMEKV; this comes from the coding sequence ATGGATTCCAATTCGAAGCACGGCTTCAGCACGTTGCAGGTCCACGGCGGCCATCACCAGGACTCGCTGGGTGCGGTGAACGTGCCCGTCTATCTAAGCTCCACCTTCGCCTTTAAAAATGCCGCCCACGGGGCTTCTCTGTTCGCCGGCGATTCGGACGGGTATATCTATACCCGGATCAGTAACCCCACCATCCGGGCCTTGGAGCGCGCCGTGGCCGAGATGGAAGGAGGCTTCGACGGCATCGCCACCAGCTCCGGGATGGGCGCCGTGTCCACCATCTACTTGGCGCTGCTGGACCAGGGGGCCCACGTGGTGAGCACGGCTTCGGTTTACGGCCCCTCGCGGCTGATCGTGGAAAAACACCTCAGCCGGTTCGGCGTGGCGGCAACTTTTGTCGACACGTCCGACACGAACAAGGTCCGGCAGGCCTTCCGCCCCGAAACCCGCGTGTTGTACGTGGAAACGCCATCCAATCCCACCATGCAGGTTACCGATCTGGCCGCCATGTCGGAATTGGCCCACGCTCACGGCGCCGTCCTGGTGGTGGATAACACCTTTGCCACCCCGTACCTGCAACGGCCGCTGGAACTCGGCGCCGATGTGGTCTTCCATTCGGTGACGAAGTTCCTCAACGGCCACGCCGACGTGGTGGGCGGCATCATCGTCACCCGAACCGAGGAGATGTATCGCCGGATCCGTCCCCTCATGGTGAACTTCGGCTGCAACATGGACCCTCATCAGGCCTACCTGGTGCTGCGCGGTCTAAAAACCTTGTCGCTGCGCGTCGAGCGGTCCCAACACAACGCCATGCAGATCGCCCGCTGGCTGGAGGGCAACCCCAAGGTAGCCTGGGTCAAGTATCTCGGCCTGGAATCCCATCCCCAGCATGAGCTGGTGAAACGGCAGATGCGGGGTTTCGGCTCCATGATCAGCTTCGAGCTCAAGGGCGGTTACGAGGCCGGCCGCCGGCTCATGGACAACGTCCGCCTCGCCATCCTGGCCGTCTCGCTGGGCGGGGTGGAGACTCTGATCCAGCATCCCGCTTCCATGACCCACGCGGGCATGTCCCGCGAATCGCGGCTTGCCGCCGACATCACCGACGGTCTGGTGCGGTACTCCGTGGGCATCGAAGATGTCAAGGATCTGCAGGCCGATCTCGAACAGGCGATGGAAAAGGTGTAG
- a CDS encoding DUF2911 domain-containing protein codes for MNMAKLVSMVLLALVLAVIPLQAQGLEIPRVSPKAVVTQTIGTTTVTVTYCRPGVKERTIWGGLVPYNEVWRTGANEATLLTISDPVKVEGQELAAGTYALATIPGADEWTFIVNKNTAMWGTMGYKQEEDILRVKVKPVIVAHTEWMQFVFADLKEDSATLMLQWEKVGVPVKLSVDTAGKFLNQARKTMARYWTEPYRAAMFCLDHDTNLDEALKWINTSVAIQETYYNLAAKARILAKQGQKGEAVATMETALVMGRKMEQPPFNLKEMEGLLAEWKK; via the coding sequence ATGAACATGGCTAAACTCGTTTCGATGGTGCTGCTGGCGTTGGTGCTGGCAGTGATCCCCCTTCAGGCCCAGGGTTTGGAAATACCCCGAGTCAGTCCCAAAGCTGTGGTCACTCAGACCATCGGCACTACGACCGTGACTGTCACCTATTGCCGCCCCGGCGTCAAGGAGCGGACGATCTGGGGCGGCCTGGTCCCCTATAACGAAGTGTGGCGCACCGGTGCCAACGAGGCCACTCTCCTGACCATCAGCGATCCGGTCAAGGTGGAGGGGCAGGAGCTGGCGGCCGGCACGTATGCACTGGCGACCATCCCTGGCGCCGACGAGTGGACATTCATCGTCAACAAGAACACCGCCATGTGGGGCACCATGGGCTACAAGCAGGAGGAGGACATCCTGCGCGTGAAGGTCAAGCCGGTGATCGTAGCGCATACGGAGTGGATGCAGTTCGTGTTCGCTGACCTCAAGGAGGACTCCGCCACCCTGATGCTCCAGTGGGAAAAAGTGGGCGTTCCGGTAAAACTCAGCGTGGACACCGCCGGCAAGTTCCTGAACCAGGCGCGCAAGACCATGGCCCGCTACTGGACGGAGCCGTATCGGGCGGCCATGTTCTGCCTGGACCATGACACCAACCTCGATGAGGCGCTCAAGTGGATCAACACCTCGGTGGCGATTCAGGAAACCTACTACAACCTGGCGGCGAAGGCGCGCATTCTGGCTAAACAAGGCCAGAAGGGCGAGGCCGTGGCGACCATGGAAACAGCGCTGGTGATGGGCCGCAAGATGGAACAGCCCCCCTTCAACCTGAAGGAGATGGAGGGCTTGCTGGCGGAGTGGAAAAAATAG